GGGGTTGGTGAGAAGGAGGCGCGTTCACGCAGCTCCAGTACTCCGGCCAGACTGTCATCATGACGGAGCCGTGCGCCCCAGTAGACATGGGCTGGGTAACCCTCTACCAGTTGGATGATGTAGCTGGTGTCTTTGGACTGAAGATGGAACAAGCCTAGTGATTCGTCTGCAAAAATGTTCATGATCTTAACACTCCTTGTGTATTAGGATAAGGTCCAGATATCTGGACCAATTTGAGCGGTACTTCTGCAAGATACCTTGGAAAAAGCAATCTACGATTGCTGTGCAGCCGGGCTGTGTTAATCCCTGGTCCCGCCGCTGGTCTCGCGGATAATCAGCTTCGTGCCGATCATCGTATGCGAAGGGGCTTCGCGTCCTTCGAACCGCTCGGCGAGCAGTTGAACTGCTGCTTTGCCCATCTGCTCGGGATAGGCGCGGACCGTTGTCAGCGGAGGCTGAACATAGGCCGCCATCTCGATATCATCGAAGCCGACGACAGCCATCCCGGCAGGCACCTGTATCCCGTGATCATGCAGGGCACGCAGAGCGCCGACCGCCAGCGGATCACTGGCGGCGAAGCAGGCCGTAGGCCGCTTTACCCCTGCCAGCAGCTCGCTCATCATCCGGTAGCCGTCAGCACTGGTCCAGCTTCCCGTGCGGATCAGCGCCGGATCATAGCAACCCTGGCTCTGCATAATCCGGGTGTAATGATGCCTGCGGCGCTCCTCCCCGCTGCCGCCTCCGATGAAGGCGATCTCGCGGTGACCGAGCTCCAGCAGATGGTCCAGCGCCTGATCGACAGCCTGCCGGAAATGTGTCCGCACGGAGTCATATTCCGTGCGCTCCGAATAATGGTCGACCAGTACGGTGGTGCTTGTATCCGGGTGCAGCTTCGCAAGCTCTCCCGGCTGGAAGCTCCCGCCAACTACAATAAGCCCGTCACCTGTGGGCCGGAGCGGGACGGACGTGCTATGTCCGCGCAGCGTCTGGCCGAGCCGGATGCCCAGCTCCTCACAGCGCAGCTCCACGCCGCGCCGGATGGAGCCGTAATAAGGGTCGTCCCGTTCCTCTTCGGCTGAACACCAGAGCAGAAGCGAGACGGTCTTGCTGCCAAGCTCATTCTCCCGCTTCAGCTGCCGTACCCGTGAGGGCTTGTAGCCCAGCTGCCCGGCCACGGAGAATACGCGGTTGCGTGTCTCCTCGCTGACAGCCAGGGACAGGTCGTTATTTAGCACTCTGGATACGGTTGCGGCCGATACGCCGGCTTCACGGGCGATGTCTTTAATCGTTGCCAAGCTGATCACGCCTTTTTAGTTAATAAATTTACTAAATATTCGCCTTAATCCTATCATCTCTTAAGGGTTCTTTCAAGCAGATTTTGAGTAACGCTTACATTAGGGGGGCCTGCTCCAACATTCTCGCGGACTGCAAAGCCCTTATCAACACCAAATTACACCATTAGGCACGCCAGGTGGACTCAGAGGCCGTTAACTAACCCATTACTCCTCATTTATAGCTGCAAATGGTAACATAAGCGCTCCTGAGTCCGCAAACATAAGAAAAGTTAGTTTTTTCGCATTATAGCGTCCTCTGAGTCCGCCAGATGGCGAATAAGCCTAAGAGGAGCTTGGACCAGAGTTACAGCAAGTCTGCTATGTTGTTCGGCTCTTGCGCTTCGGAGGAAGCTATGTCCCAGCCCGCTATTCCGTTTGTACGCAAACAAAATGAGGCTGCCTATGCAGGCAGCCTTGTCCACTTTTCCACATTATTACGTTATCTCATCCCTATCAATCTGCGGTACGCTCACCGAATAAATGCCCCACAATCAGATCCGCGCACTCTTCAGAGGTGTCCTCATGCGTGTTCACCTTGAAGCCATACCTGATGTCCCGGGCCATCAGCTTGTGCTGCTCCTCCGACTGGTCTTCGCCTCTGTGTTCACGGGCCAGATTGCGCTGGCGGCAGATGTCCAGGGGACAGAATACTTCTACCATGGTTAGCGGGTATCCGGCGAAAATATCCTTCACCTTCTCATAATGAGGCGTGAGGCCCGGCCGCTCCACCAGGATGCCGTCAATCAGCACATGCTTGCCATGATCCGAGAATAATTTGGCGGTATGGTACATCATGATAATAGCTTCACTAAGATACTTCCAGTAGTCTTCACGCAGGTAACGTTCCCCGATGGTTTCTTCGAACAGGTCATTGGCTACCACATAAAAGAATTCCGGCGATCTCGACTGTATCGCTTCGACTATTGAGGTTTTGCCGGAGCTGGTTACTCCGTTCAGAAACACGA
The sequence above is a segment of the Paenibacillus sp. FSL R7-0204 genome. Coding sequences within it:
- a CDS encoding LacI family DNA-binding transcriptional regulator → MATIKDIAREAGVSAATVSRVLNNDLSLAVSEETRNRVFSVAGQLGYKPSRVRQLKRENELGSKTVSLLLWCSAEEERDDPYYGSIRRGVELRCEELGIRLGQTLRGHSTSVPLRPTGDGLIVVGGSFQPGELAKLHPDTSTTVLVDHYSERTEYDSVRTHFRQAVDQALDHLLELGHREIAFIGGGSGEERRRHHYTRIMQSQGCYDPALIRTGSWTSADGYRMMSELLAGVKRPTACFAASDPLAVGALRALHDHGIQVPAGMAVVGFDDIEMAAYVQPPLTTVRAYPEQMGKAAVQLLAERFEGREAPSHTMIGTKLIIRETSGGTRD
- a CDS encoding phosphotransferase-like protein, with product MNQGQIVFLNGVTSSGKTSIVEAIQSRSPEFFYVVANDLFEETIGERYLREDYWKYLSEAIIMMYHTAKLFSDHGKHVLIDGILVERPGLTPHYEKVKDIFAGYPLTMVEVFCPLDICRQRNLAREHRGEDQSEEQHKLMARDIRYGFKVNTHEDTSEECADLIVGHLFGERTAD